One Roseomonas sp. OT10 DNA window includes the following coding sequences:
- a CDS encoding polysaccharide deacetylase family protein, whose product MAYEVRRDFLGYGANPPDPRWPGGARVAVNFVMNYEEGSEPSMQDGEGFSEHGLTEAMGPSQIHSGRDLAAEGMFEYGSRVGFWRLLRLFQERGMPLTVFGCALALERNPEAAAAIRAAGYDVCCHGWRWVKHWQLSEEEEREHIRRAVESLQRTVGHRPDGWYCRYGPGVNTRRLVVEEGGFLYDSDSYADELPWWVTVEGKGHLVVPYSLTNNDGKYASSVGTSDEWFSFVRDAFDTLYAEGAERPKMMSVGLHMRLIGHPARSAGLARLLDHIGKHDRVWVTRRIDIARHWLATHPYPGHGLNEDRP is encoded by the coding sequence ATGGCCTATGAGGTGCGGCGCGACTTCCTCGGATACGGCGCCAACCCGCCCGACCCGCGATGGCCCGGGGGCGCGCGGGTCGCGGTCAACTTCGTGATGAACTACGAGGAGGGCTCGGAGCCCTCGATGCAGGATGGCGAGGGCTTCTCCGAGCACGGGCTGACCGAGGCGATGGGCCCCAGCCAGATCCACAGCGGCCGCGACCTCGCCGCCGAGGGCATGTTCGAGTACGGCAGCCGGGTCGGCTTCTGGCGCCTGCTGCGGCTGTTCCAGGAGCGCGGGATGCCGCTGACGGTGTTCGGCTGCGCCCTGGCGCTGGAGCGCAACCCGGAGGCCGCGGCGGCCATCCGCGCGGCCGGCTACGACGTCTGCTGCCACGGCTGGCGCTGGGTGAAGCACTGGCAGCTGTCCGAGGAGGAGGAGCGCGAGCATATCCGCCGCGCCGTCGAATCCCTGCAACGCACGGTGGGGCACCGCCCGGACGGCTGGTACTGCCGCTACGGACCCGGCGTGAACACGCGGCGGCTGGTCGTGGAGGAAGGCGGCTTCCTCTACGACAGCGATTCCTACGCGGACGAACTGCCCTGGTGGGTCACGGTGGAGGGCAAGGGGCACCTCGTCGTGCCCTATTCGCTGACCAACAACGACGGCAAGTACGCCAGCTCCGTTGGCACCTCCGACGAATGGTTCAGCTTCGTGCGCGACGCCTTCGACACCCTCTACGCCGAGGGTGCGGAACGGCCGAAGATGATGTCGGTCGGGCTGCACATGCGGCTGATCGGGCATCCGGCACGGTCGGCCGGCCTGGCGCGGCTGCTGGACCACATCGGGAAGCACGACAGGGTCTGGGTCACCCGGCGCATCGACATCGCGAGGCACTGGTTGGCGACGCATCCCTATCCCGGCCACGGGCTGAACGAGGACCGGCCATGA
- a CDS encoding ureidoglycolate lyase produces MMRAIPLTAEAFAPFGQVLDPPTLPGRTYFDQRLENRRPGAHPSLSLAMRAPSSLPFRVEKMERHAFSSQSFVPLDPVRYLVLVAPHAPGGGPDMTQAAAFVASPGQGVTYGADVWHHGLTVLDAPGRFAISMWLDGTAGDEEFVDVTPFTVEAA; encoded by the coding sequence ATGATGCGCGCCATTCCCCTGACTGCCGAGGCCTTCGCCCCCTTCGGCCAGGTGCTCGACCCGCCGACCCTGCCGGGCCGCACCTACTTCGACCAGAGGCTGGAGAACCGCCGCCCCGGGGCGCATCCCAGCCTGTCGCTCGCGATGCGCGCCCCGTCCTCTCTGCCCTTCCGGGTGGAGAAGATGGAGCGGCACGCCTTCTCGTCGCAGAGCTTCGTCCCGCTCGACCCGGTGCGCTACCTCGTGCTGGTGGCGCCGCACGCGCCGGGCGGCGGGCCGGACATGACGCAGGCGGCGGCCTTCGTCGCCTCGCCCGGCCAGGGCGTGACCTATGGCGCGGATGTCTGGCACCACGGGCTGACCGTGCTGGACGCGCCGGGGCGCTTCGCCATCAGCATGTGGCTGGACGGCACGGCGGGCGACGAGGAGTTCGTGGACGTGACGCCCTTCACCGTGGAGGCGGCGTGA
- a CDS encoding NAD(P)-dependent oxidoreductase, producing MRLHIQNPPGDDPLGITRAQWDSALARNPDMAGTAMSLSDDPAALVPALREAEVLLTWTKVAHDHLRRPDLRAIAPRLRVLAFTSAGLDRLLPFDWVPPDLVLVNNRGTHAEKAGEFGIMALLMLRNHIPLFAEQQREACWAPRLAPSLAGAVLGLVGLGTLGSAVAQRAKQFGMRVLGVRGTARPHPHCDEVLGESDLEQVLPRCDFLLLACPLTPRTRGLLSRERLSLLPRGAGVVNIARGAVWDQDAVCDLLEAGHLAAALTDVAVPEPLPPGHRLWRTKGMFITPHMSADDPLVYNDRTLDILFANLRAEREGRPLPNRVDPVRGY from the coding sequence ATGCGACTGCATATCCAGAATCCGCCCGGCGACGATCCGCTGGGGATCACCCGCGCGCAGTGGGACTCCGCGCTGGCACGCAACCCCGACATGGCCGGGACGGCGATGTCCCTCTCGGATGACCCCGCTGCGCTGGTGCCGGCGCTGCGCGAGGCGGAGGTGCTGCTGACCTGGACCAAGGTCGCCCATGACCACCTGCGCCGCCCGGATCTGCGCGCGATCGCGCCGCGGCTGCGCGTGCTGGCCTTCACCTCGGCAGGGCTGGACCGGCTGCTGCCCTTCGACTGGGTGCCACCGGACCTCGTGCTGGTGAACAACCGCGGCACCCATGCCGAGAAGGCGGGCGAGTTCGGCATCATGGCGCTGCTGATGCTGCGCAACCACATCCCGCTCTTCGCCGAGCAGCAGCGGGAGGCATGCTGGGCCCCCAGGCTGGCACCCAGCCTGGCCGGGGCGGTGCTGGGCCTGGTCGGGCTGGGCACGCTGGGCAGCGCGGTGGCGCAGCGCGCGAAGCAGTTCGGCATGCGCGTCCTGGGCGTGCGCGGCACGGCGCGGCCGCACCCGCATTGCGACGAGGTCCTGGGCGAGTCCGACCTGGAGCAGGTGCTGCCGCGCTGCGACTTCCTGCTGCTGGCCTGCCCGCTGACCCCGCGGACGCGCGGCCTGCTGTCGCGCGAGCGGCTGTCGCTGCTGCCGCGGGGGGCCGGCGTGGTGAACATCGCGCGCGGCGCCGTCTGGGACCAGGATGCCGTCTGCGACCTGCTGGAGGCCGGCCACCTCGCCGCCGCGCTGACGGATGTCGCGGTGCCGGAGCCCCTGCCGCCCGGTCACCGGCTCTGGCGCACGAAGGGGATGTTCATCACCCCGCACATGTCGGCGGACGACCCGCTGGTCTACAACGACCGCACGCTGGACATCCTCTTCGCCAACCTGCGCGCGGAACGCGAGGGCCGGCCGCTGCCCAACCGCGTCGATCCCGTGCGCGGCTACTGA
- a CDS encoding SDR family NAD(P)-dependent oxidoreductase: MIDLRNRRALVTGAGTDGIGRAAARALAAAGARVAVHHLAEPEAAAALAAECGGVALQADLAEPGAAAALPHRAAEALGGLDILVGNAAMLLRKPLTDTSEAEFARVQAVNLAAPFALAREAAAIMRAAGRGGRIVLTSSVNQWMPNPGLVAYGTSKAAIGGLVRQLALELAAEGITVNAVAPGTILTDINRARHGDAEWRAAKLALIPADRLGRPEDVAGVIAFLASDLAAYVTGTTLAVDGGLSLMGMGTRA, encoded by the coding sequence ATGATCGACCTCCGCAACCGCCGCGCCCTGGTGACCGGGGCGGGCACCGACGGCATCGGCCGTGCCGCCGCCCGCGCCCTGGCGGCGGCCGGCGCGCGCGTGGCCGTGCACCACCTGGCCGAGCCGGAGGCGGCCGCCGCCCTGGCCGCCGAATGCGGCGGCGTGGCGCTGCAAGCTGACCTGGCCGAGCCCGGTGCGGCGGCCGCGCTGCCGCACCGCGCGGCCGAGGCGCTGGGCGGCCTGGACATCCTGGTCGGCAATGCCGCCATGCTGCTGCGCAAGCCCCTGACCGACACCAGCGAGGCGGAGTTCGCCCGGGTGCAGGCCGTGAACCTCGCCGCGCCCTTCGCCCTGGCGCGGGAAGCGGCGGCGATCATGCGTGCCGCCGGGCGGGGCGGACGGATCGTGCTGACCTCCTCGGTGAACCAGTGGATGCCCAATCCGGGGCTGGTGGCCTATGGCACCTCCAAGGCGGCGATCGGCGGGCTGGTGCGGCAGCTCGCGCTGGAGCTGGCCGCCGAGGGCATCACGGTGAACGCCGTGGCGCCGGGCACCATCCTGACCGACATCAACCGCGCCCGGCACGGCGACGCCGAATGGCGGGCGGCGAAGCTCGCCCTGATCCCGGCGGACCGGCTCGGCCGGCCGGAGGACGTGGCAGGCGTGATTGCCTTCCTGGCGAGCGACCTCGCCGCCTATGTCACGGGCACGACGCTCGCGGTGGATGGCGGGCTGTCGCTGATGGGGATGGGCACCCGCGCATGA
- a CDS encoding N-acyl homoserine lactonase family protein, whose amino-acid sequence MSWEAYAIRYAEDPLRPGHRSFLDGSGGAEPMPLAYLTFVLRGPEGVVMVDTGADDGVVARLGKRPLANVAAALGALGIDPGEVRTVVQTHLHWDHAGGTALFPNAVFHLQARELAYVNGPAMRHPLLRAGYEPGEIAGMTALLHAGRLTLHDGCWSGPGGIEAFHVGGHTDGLQALAFPTRRGRLCLAGDSAAFRANLERRVPFPSLYSVGDALDAFDRVLEAAGGRAEAVLPGHDPWVMQAHPAAHPGTEGWIVRLD is encoded by the coding sequence ATGAGCTGGGAGGCCTATGCGATCCGCTACGCCGAGGACCCGCTGCGCCCCGGCCACCGCAGCTTCCTCGACGGCTCGGGCGGCGCCGAGCCGATGCCCCTCGCCTACCTGACCTTCGTGCTGCGCGGGCCGGAGGGGGTGGTGATGGTGGACACCGGCGCCGACGACGGGGTGGTGGCGCGGCTGGGCAAGCGACCGCTCGCCAATGTCGCGGCCGCGCTGGGGGCGCTGGGGATCGACCCGGGCGAGGTCCGCACGGTGGTCCAGACCCACCTGCACTGGGACCATGCCGGGGGCACCGCGCTCTTCCCGAACGCCGTCTTCCATCTGCAGGCGCGGGAGCTGGCCTATGTGAACGGTCCCGCGATGCGCCACCCGCTGCTGCGCGCCGGCTACGAGCCGGGCGAGATCGCCGGCATGACGGCGCTGCTGCATGCCGGGCGCCTGACCCTGCACGACGGATGCTGGTCCGGCCCCGGCGGGATCGAGGCCTTCCATGTCGGTGGCCATACGGACGGGTTGCAGGCCCTGGCCTTCCCCACCCGGCGCGGCCGGCTCTGCCTGGCCGGGGATTCGGCCGCCTTCCGGGCCAATCTGGAGCGTCGGGTCCCCTTCCCGTCCCTCTATTCCGTGGGCGACGCGCTGGATGCCTTCGACCGCGTGCTGGAGGCGGCGGGCGGGCGGGCCGAGGCGGTCCTCCCCGGCCACGACCCCTGGGTGATGCAGGCGCACCCCGCCGCACATCCGGGTACCGAGGGCTGGATCGTCCGGCTGGACTGA
- the wrbA gene encoding NAD(P)H:quinone oxidoreductase yields the protein MTKVLVLYHSMYGHIETMAHAVAEGARSAGAEAVVKRVPELMSPEAFAKAGGKTDQAAPVADPHELGDYDAIIVGSPTRYGRLTSQMAQFWDQTGGLWAKGALIGKVGAAFTSTATQHGGQETTLMGLHTMLLHHGLVLVGLPYSAAGQMTLDEITGGSPYGVTTIAGGQGQRQPSANELDMAKFQGAHVAKIAAKLTGGA from the coding sequence ATGACCAAGGTTCTGGTCCTGTACCATTCCATGTACGGCCATATCGAGACGATGGCCCATGCCGTCGCCGAGGGTGCGCGTAGCGCCGGCGCCGAGGCGGTGGTGAAGCGCGTGCCGGAGCTGATGAGCCCGGAGGCCTTCGCCAAGGCCGGCGGCAAGACCGACCAGGCCGCCCCGGTCGCCGACCCGCACGAGCTGGGCGACTACGACGCGATCATCGTCGGCAGCCCGACCCGCTACGGCCGCCTTACCTCGCAGATGGCGCAGTTCTGGGACCAGACCGGCGGGCTCTGGGCCAAGGGCGCGCTGATCGGCAAGGTCGGCGCCGCCTTCACCTCCACCGCCACCCAGCATGGCGGGCAGGAGACGACGCTGATGGGGCTGCACACCATGCTGCTGCACCACGGTCTGGTGCTGGTCGGCCTGCCCTACTCGGCGGCCGGGCAGATGACGCTGGACGAGATCACCGGCGGCTCGCCCTACGGCGTGACGACCATCGCCGGCGGCCAGGGGCAGCGCCAGCCCTCCGCGAACGAGCTGGACATGGCGAAGTTCCAGGGCGCGCACGTCGCGAAGATCGCGGCGAAGCTGACGGGCGGGGCCTGA
- a CDS encoding diguanylate cyclase, which translates to MPEPASRPFRSMSFRAVAYAVIGCAALLGTEAWHAWNDRRAHLEEVETGTDNLARALAGRMGTTASLTDTLLAGLVDELQETGKGLGLRDRVDRRLTETMGPLEKNYVVVVLDQDGQVVASSLNQAPVGANESGQEFFRYHRDTPESGLHIALPVWSSFLGTWMVTFSRRLSDAQGRFAGVVMAGLRGDSLAKIHADLDVGEDGVIAGMNERGDALVLHPYDPADAAGGLKDGDWLRARMNPAAPGQAPDIGPSPDGERVYSVFRTPGYPLYVVIGASADRTLEKWRVSTASRAATTVLVAIVIGALGLRLASLARARQAAHRALRDSEAEFRLLAERSSEMIVRLGPDWRRRYVSPASQALLGKRPEVLLGRSAFDNVDPQDAAAVRERFEALLAGREEEGTFVYRMRRRDGRQIWVETLLRKVHHPTTGAQDGAVAMVRDITARKTAEAALETLASTDGLTGLTNRRGLDEALAREWSRAAREGRPLSLLLLDLDRFKVFNDTYGHPEGDECLRVAADAIARSLRRPGDLAARYGGEEFAAILPDTAAPDALQVAEAVRAAVEAAGMPHAGNPPWGVVTASLGVASAMPRPGGAEAGVAGLVAAADAALYEAKRGGRNRVAAAG; encoded by the coding sequence ATGCCGGAGCCGGCAAGCCGCCCCTTCCGTTCGATGAGCTTCCGGGCCGTCGCCTATGCCGTCATCGGCTGCGCGGCGCTGCTGGGGACGGAGGCTTGGCACGCCTGGAACGACCGCCGGGCGCATCTGGAGGAGGTGGAGACCGGCACGGACAACTTGGCCCGGGCCCTGGCGGGGCGGATGGGCACCACCGCCAGCCTGACCGACACCTTGCTCGCCGGCCTGGTCGACGAGCTGCAGGAGACGGGGAAGGGGCTGGGGCTGCGGGACCGGGTGGACCGCCGCCTCACCGAGACGATGGGGCCGCTGGAGAAGAACTACGTGGTCGTCGTCCTCGACCAGGATGGCCAGGTCGTCGCCAGCTCGCTGAACCAGGCGCCGGTGGGCGCGAACGAATCCGGGCAGGAATTCTTCCGCTACCACCGGGACACGCCGGAGTCGGGCCTGCACATCGCCCTGCCGGTCTGGAGCTCCTTCCTCGGCACCTGGATGGTCACCTTCTCGCGCCGCCTGTCCGATGCGCAGGGCCGCTTCGCCGGGGTGGTCATGGCCGGGCTGCGCGGCGACAGCCTCGCTAAGATCCACGCGGATCTCGATGTCGGCGAGGATGGCGTCATCGCCGGCATGAACGAGCGGGGCGACGCCCTCGTCCTGCATCCCTACGACCCCGCGGACGCGGCGGGCGGCCTGAAGGATGGCGACTGGCTGCGCGCCCGGATGAACCCCGCGGCGCCCGGCCAGGCGCCGGACATCGGCCCTTCGCCGGATGGCGAGAGGGTCTATTCCGTCTTCCGCACGCCGGGCTATCCGCTCTACGTCGTGATCGGCGCCTCCGCCGACCGGACGCTGGAGAAGTGGCGCGTCAGCACTGCCTCGCGCGCGGCGACGACGGTGCTGGTGGCCATCGTCATCGGGGCGCTCGGCCTGCGGCTGGCGTCGCTGGCCCGGGCGCGGCAGGCGGCCCACCGCGCCCTGCGCGACAGCGAGGCGGAGTTCCGGCTGCTGGCGGAGCGTTCGAGCGAGATGATCGTGCGGCTCGGCCCCGACTGGCGCCGCCGCTACGTCTCGCCCGCCTCGCAGGCCCTGCTCGGCAAGCGGCCGGAGGTGCTGCTGGGGCGCTCCGCCTTCGACAATGTCGATCCCCAGGATGCCGCGGCCGTCCGCGAGCGGTTCGAGGCGCTGCTCGCCGGGCGGGAGGAGGAGGGCACCTTCGTCTATCGCATGCGGCGCCGCGACGGGCGTCAGATCTGGGTGGAAACCCTTCTGCGCAAGGTGCACCACCCGACGACCGGCGCCCAGGACGGCGCGGTGGCCATGGTGCGCGACATCACCGCGCGGAAGACGGCCGAGGCCGCGCTGGAGACGCTGGCCAGCACGGACGGGCTGACCGGCCTGACGAACCGGCGCGGGCTGGACGAGGCGCTGGCGCGGGAATGGTCGCGCGCCGCGCGGGAGGGCCGCCCCCTGTCGCTGCTCCTCCTCGACCTGGATCGCTTCAAGGTGTTCAACGACACCTATGGCCATCCGGAGGGCGACGAGTGCCTGCGGGTCGCGGCCGATGCCATCGCGCGGTCCCTGCGCCGGCCGGGCGACCTCGCGGCACGCTATGGCGGCGAGGAGTTCGCCGCCATCCTGCCCGATACCGCCGCCCCCGATGCGTTGCAGGTGGCGGAGGCCGTCCGCGCCGCCGTGGAGGCGGCCGGCATGCCGCATGCCGGCAATCCGCCCTGGGGGGTGGTGACGGCGAGCCTGGGCGTGGCCTCCGCCATGCCGCGCCCCGGCGGGGCGGAGGCGGGGGTGGCCGGCCTGGTCGCGGCGGCGGATGCCGCGCTCTACGAGGCGAAGCGCGGGGGCCGCAACCGCGTGGCCGCGGCTGGGTGA
- a CDS encoding Gfo/Idh/MocA family protein: MRLKLGVLGVGHFGRFHALKAAKGARTELVGVADADPARAAAVAAEAGAPALPAEALIAAADALIVAAPTAYHAGLATAALEAGKHVLVEKPIAATLAEADALIALAAAKGRVLQVGQLERFSAGMAAMREGGGIAARVGKPLYLEAVRIAPFRPRSLDVPVVLDLMIHDLDLALMVFGAPLVGVDAVGANVASQRTDIANARLRFGNGGVATLTASRVSLKMERRLRLFGSEGYLQMDFLARTLHVVRKGEGEALEQLPGFGGAHASWQDRDSLEAEHAAFAAACLDGAPVEADGAVGRAALDAALRVEEAIAASRLAAEG; this comes from the coding sequence ATGCGGCTGAAGCTGGGCGTGCTGGGCGTGGGGCATTTCGGGCGGTTCCACGCGCTGAAGGCGGCCAAGGGTGCCCGCACCGAGCTGGTGGGCGTGGCCGATGCCGACCCCGCCCGGGCCGCCGCCGTGGCGGCGGAGGCCGGCGCCCCCGCCCTGCCGGCCGAGGCGCTGATCGCCGCCGCCGACGCGCTGATCGTCGCCGCCCCCACCGCCTACCACGCCGGGCTGGCCACCGCCGCGCTGGAGGCGGGGAAGCACGTGCTGGTGGAGAAGCCCATCGCCGCCACCCTGGCCGAGGCGGATGCCCTCATCGCCCTGGCCGCCGCCAAGGGCCGGGTGCTCCAGGTCGGGCAGCTCGAACGATTCTCCGCCGGGATGGCGGCGATGCGGGAGGGGGGCGGGATCGCCGCCCGGGTCGGGAAGCCATTGTATCTGGAGGCGGTGCGGATCGCCCCCTTCCGCCCGCGCTCACTGGACGTGCCGGTGGTGCTGGACCTGATGATCCACGACCTGGACCTCGCGCTGATGGTCTTCGGCGCGCCGCTGGTGGGGGTGGATGCGGTGGGGGCCAACGTAGCCTCGCAGCGGACGGATATCGCCAATGCCCGGCTGCGGTTCGGCAACGGGGGCGTGGCGACGCTGACCGCGAGCCGCGTCAGCCTGAAGATGGAGCGCCGGCTGCGCCTGTTCGGCAGCGAGGGTTACCTCCAGATGGATTTCCTCGCCCGCACCCTGCACGTCGTCCGCAAGGGCGAGGGCGAGGCGCTGGAGCAGCTTCCGGGCTTCGGCGGCGCGCACGCCTCCTGGCAGGACCGCGACAGCCTGGAGGCGGAGCACGCCGCCTTCGCCGCCGCCTGCCTGGACGGCGCGCCGGTCGAGGCGGACGGGGCGGTGGGGCGCGCCGCGCTGGACGCCGCGCTGCGGGTGGAGGAGGCGATCGCCGCGTCGCGGCTGGCGGCGGAGGGGTAG
- the secD gene encoding protein translocase subunit SecD: MLYFARWKVAAILGVIALGILLCLPNLLPRSVLPDWAAHRQISLGLDLRGGSYLLLEVDLDAVVRDRLEALADGARTRFRTGNIGYTAIASSPGDRRLTVRLRDPAQAETAAAQLRELANPVPLGTGGVTGPDIDVATAPDGTVTATLSDAGLRARATGAVEQSIEIVRRRVDETGVAEALVARQGQNRVLVQLPGVEDPNRLKQLLGRTARMTFHLLDENANPQATVPPPGTQFLMGERDGQRYAVRRQVAVDGANLSDARAGQDPQTHQWVVNFTFDSIGTRRFADITRANTGRPFAIVLDDKVITAPVIREPITGGRGQISGQFNAASANDLAVLLRAGALPAPLTVVEERTVGPELGADAIRAGLLALMTGTLLVLAYMGLAYGLFGWFANIALLINLILMGAAMSLLQATLTLPGIAGVVLTLGTAVDANILINERIREEVQAGRSPVQALEAGFSKAYATIVDSNLTNLIAMACLYAFGSGPVKGFAITVTIGTIVHLFTATTLVRLMISWWYRSRRPRELPV, encoded by the coding sequence ATGCTGTACTTCGCGCGGTGGAAGGTTGCCGCGATCCTCGGCGTCATCGCGCTCGGTATCCTGCTCTGCCTTCCCAACCTCCTGCCCCGCTCCGTCCTGCCGGACTGGGCGGCGCACCGCCAGATCTCGCTCGGCCTCGACCTGCGCGGCGGCTCCTACCTGCTGCTGGAGGTCGATCTGGACGCGGTGGTGCGCGACCGGCTGGAGGCCCTGGCCGACGGCGCCCGCACCCGCTTCCGCACCGGCAACATCGGCTATACCGCCATCGCCTCCAGCCCCGGCGACCGCCGCCTGACCGTCCGCCTGCGCGACCCCGCCCAGGCCGAGACCGCGGCGGCGCAGCTGCGCGAGCTGGCCAACCCCGTGCCGCTGGGCACGGGGGGCGTGACCGGACCGGACATCGACGTGGCCACCGCCCCGGACGGCACGGTCACCGCCACCCTCTCCGATGCGGGGCTGCGCGCCCGCGCCACCGGCGCGGTGGAGCAGTCCATCGAGATCGTCCGCCGCCGCGTGGACGAGACGGGCGTGGCCGAGGCGCTGGTCGCCCGCCAGGGGCAGAACCGCGTCCTGGTCCAGCTGCCGGGCGTCGAGGACCCGAACCGGCTGAAGCAGCTGCTCGGCCGCACCGCGCGCATGACCTTCCACCTGCTGGACGAGAACGCCAACCCGCAGGCCACCGTCCCCCCGCCGGGCACCCAGTTCCTGATGGGCGAACGCGACGGCCAGCGCTATGCCGTGCGCCGGCAGGTGGCGGTGGACGGCGCCAACCTCTCTGACGCCCGCGCCGGGCAGGACCCGCAGACCCACCAGTGGGTGGTGAACTTCACCTTCGATTCCATCGGCACCCGCCGCTTCGCCGACATCACCCGGGCCAATACGGGCCGGCCCTTCGCCATCGTCCTCGACGACAAGGTGATCACCGCCCCCGTCATCCGAGAGCCGATCACCGGCGGCCGCGGCCAGATCAGCGGCCAGTTCAACGCGGCCTCGGCCAACGACCTCGCCGTGCTGCTGCGCGCCGGCGCCCTGCCCGCGCCGCTGACGGTGGTGGAGGAGCGGACGGTCGGGCCGGAGCTGGGGGCGGACGCCATCCGCGCCGGTCTGCTGGCGCTGATGACCGGCACGCTGCTGGTGCTGGCCTATATGGGCCTCGCCTACGGGCTGTTCGGCTGGTTCGCCAACATCGCCCTGCTGATCAACCTGATCCTGATGGGCGCGGCCATGTCGCTGCTCCAGGCGACGCTGACCCTGCCCGGCATCGCCGGCGTGGTGCTGACCCTGGGCACGGCGGTGGACGCGAACATCCTGATCAACGAGCGAATCCGCGAGGAGGTCCAGGCCGGGCGCTCGCCCGTCCAGGCGCTGGAGGCGGGGTTCAGCAAGGCCTACGCCACCATCGTGGACAGCAACCTGACCAACCTGATCGCCATGGCCTGCCTCTACGCCTTCGGTTCCGGGCCGGTGAAGGGCTTCGCCATCACCGTCACCATCGGCACGATTGTCCACCTCTTCACCGCCACGACACTGGTCCGCCTGATGATCTCCTGGTGGTACCGCTCGCGCCGCCCGCGCGAGCTGCCGGTCTGA
- the secF gene encoding protein translocase subunit SecF: MLRLLSRPLFRVVPDGTRIRFMRGRYMGLIVSLLLSTASLILAFHPGLEKGIDFKGGILMEARTPAPADLGQIRAAVDRLGLGEAGVQEFGDANSVLLRLPVQGEEAQTQQAVNRVRATLEQLAPGTRIVRVDAVGNRVSDELFLNGLYALGFSLLAMLIYIWFRFEWQFAVGAVTTLILDTTKAVGFLVVTGIEFNLTTVAAILTIIGFGVNDKVVVYDRVRENLRKYKTMPLRDLIDLSINQTLNRTVGTSATLLLSALPLALFGGDALSGFAWVTLFGIVVATSSSIFIAAPLLLFLGEHRLRREVQARPAAAANKPAASRP, from the coding sequence ATGCTCCGCCTGCTCTCCCGCCCGCTCTTCCGGGTCGTCCCCGACGGCACGCGCATCCGCTTCATGCGCGGCCGCTACATGGGGCTGATCGTCTCGCTCCTCCTCTCCACCGCCTCCCTGATCCTCGCCTTCCATCCGGGGCTGGAGAAGGGCATCGACTTCAAGGGCGGCATCCTGATGGAGGCCCGCACCCCCGCCCCCGCCGATCTGGGCCAGATCCGCGCCGCGGTGGACCGGCTGGGCCTCGGCGAGGCAGGCGTGCAGGAGTTCGGCGACGCCAACTCCGTCCTGCTCCGCCTGCCGGTGCAGGGCGAGGAGGCGCAGACCCAGCAGGCGGTGAACCGCGTCCGCGCGACGCTGGAGCAGCTCGCCCCCGGCACGCGCATCGTGCGGGTGGACGCGGTGGGCAACCGCGTCTCGGACGAGCTGTTCCTGAACGGGCTCTACGCCCTCGGCTTCTCGCTGCTGGCGATGCTGATCTACATCTGGTTCCGCTTCGAGTGGCAGTTCGCCGTCGGCGCGGTGACCACGCTGATCCTCGACACCACCAAGGCGGTGGGCTTCCTCGTCGTCACGGGGATCGAGTTCAACCTGACCACCGTCGCCGCCATCCTGACCATCATCGGCTTCGGCGTGAACGACAAGGTCGTGGTCTATGACCGCGTGCGCGAGAACCTGCGCAAGTACAAGACCATGCCGCTGCGCGACCTGATCGACCTGTCGATCAACCAGACGCTGAACCGCACCGTCGGCACCTCCGCCACGCTGCTGCTCTCCGCCCTGCCGCTGGCGCTGTTCGGCGGCGACGCGCTGTCGGGCTTCGCCTGGGTGACGCTGTTCGGCATCGTGGTGGCGACCTCCTCCTCGATCTTCATCGCCGCCCCGCTGCTGCTGTTCCTGGGCGAGCACCGGCTGCGCCGCGAGGTCCAGGCGCGGCCCGCGGCGGCGGCGAACAAGCCCGCCGCCTCCCGCCCGTAG